Proteins from a genomic interval of Endomicrobiales bacterium:
- a CDS encoding nucleotidyltransferase domain-containing protein: MMFLLRSTKLRKKLLAYAFSHIDDTYYVRELASLINGDPGNLSRELKALEEEGLFSSKVRGKIKLFTLQKTYPLFNDLKAFMSKTEGVEGSLRSLISEIKGIELAFIYGSYAKNKEHRLSDIDLVAVGNFSERELTLRVHLLEKKLNREINFTTYSSEEFINEIKKPGGFLNLVLKEKTILLKGSINDYHTI; encoded by the coding sequence ATGATGTTTTTATTAAGAAGTACAAAACTAAGAAAGAAGTTGCTTGCCTATGCGTTTTCGCACATTGATGATACCTATTATGTGCGAGAGCTTGCCTCTTTAATTAATGGAGATCCGGGGAATTTGTCGCGCGAATTGAAAGCCCTTGAAGAAGAGGGGCTTTTTAGCTCCAAAGTACGCGGCAAGATAAAGCTTTTCACACTTCAAAAAACATACCCTCTGTTTAACGACCTAAAAGCTTTTATGTCAAAAACTGAAGGTGTTGAGGGGAGTTTACGCTCATTGATTTCAGAAATTAAAGGAATTGAGCTTGCTTTTATTTACGGCTCTTATGCCAAAAACAAAGAGCACAGGCTTTCAGATATTGATTTAGTTGCTGTTGGTAATTTTTCCGAGAGAGAGCTTACATTAAGGGTTCATTTACTTGAAAAAAAGCTTAACAGAGAAATAAATTTTACTACCTACTCATCTGAAGAGTTTATAAATGAAATAAAAAAGCCAGGTGGTTTTTTAAACCTTGTACTAAAAGAAAAAACAATTTTACTTAAAGGAAGTATAAATGACTATCACACTATTTAA
- a CDS encoding GIY-YIG nuclease family protein yields MIDRKEVIRDYKARIPEKGIFVIRNVTNNKVFLGSTLSIYGKFNRERFTLNLGTHQNAELQKDWKAFGEDKFSFEVLETLKLKDEPGYNYEEDLQILEMIWIEKYRPFEKNCYNTN; encoded by the coding sequence ATGATAGACAGAAAAGAAGTGATACGAGATTATAAAGCACGAATTCCGGAGAAAGGAATCTTCGTTATCCGTAATGTTACCAACAACAAAGTATTTCTTGGGAGTACTTTGAGTATATATGGGAAATTTAACCGTGAACGCTTTACCTTGAACCTCGGAACTCATCAGAATGCAGAGCTTCAGAAAGATTGGAAGGCATTTGGGGAAGATAAATTTTCTTTTGAGGTTTTAGAAACACTTAAACTGAAAGATGAGCCGGGTTACAATTATGAAGAAGATTTACAAATTCTTGAAATGATTTGGATTGAAAAATACCGCCCCTTTGAAAAGAACTGCTACAACACCAACTAA
- a CDS encoding AAA family ATPase, whose protein sequence is MYKRPIYPLLLKRIKEQRRFIQVLAGPRQTGKTTLARQLMEEKGVQCHYATADEAVPKASVWIEQQWETARLKMRGSKQRFILILDEIQKISHWSEAIKKLWDEDSNLKLPLHVILLGSSPLLVQKGLTESLAGRFEIIPITHWSFVEMEAAFGWDINQYIFYGGYPGSAALINEPHRWSSYIMDSLIETSISKDILLMTRVDKPALLRRLFELGCIYSSQILSYQKMLGQLQDAGNTVTLAHYLKLLDLAGLLTGLSKYAGQKVRQRSSSPKFQVQNNALLSAQLHLTFDEAFKEKERWGHLVESAVGSALINGSKGKGIEVFYWLHHNREVDYVLARGKQVIAIEVKSGRKKPFLSGMEKFGEEFNVQRKLLIGDAGIPLKEFLKIPVEELFI, encoded by the coding sequence ATGTATAAAAGACCAATTTATCCATTGTTGTTAAAAAGAATTAAAGAGCAGCGGCGTTTTATTCAGGTTTTGGCAGGTCCAAGGCAGACCGGAAAAACAACGCTTGCACGACAGTTAATGGAAGAAAAAGGAGTTCAATGCCATTATGCAACGGCAGATGAGGCAGTGCCTAAGGCGTCGGTATGGATAGAGCAGCAATGGGAAACTGCCAGATTGAAAATGAGAGGTTCAAAACAGAGATTTATTTTAATACTTGATGAAATACAAAAAATTTCACACTGGTCAGAGGCTATAAAGAAATTGTGGGATGAAGATAGCAATTTAAAACTACCCTTGCATGTTATATTGCTAGGGTCATCACCTCTTTTAGTTCAGAAAGGTCTTACGGAAAGTTTAGCTGGAAGGTTTGAAATAATTCCGATTACCCATTGGTCTTTTGTAGAAATGGAAGCTGCTTTTGGGTGGGATATTAACCAATATATATTTTATGGGGGATATCCGGGAAGCGCTGCACTAATTAATGAGCCACACCGTTGGTCAAGTTACATAATGGATTCATTAATAGAAACATCCATATCAAAGGATATTTTACTGATGACTCGTGTTGATAAACCTGCTCTTTTAAGGAGATTGTTTGAGCTCGGCTGCATTTATTCCAGTCAGATTCTTTCGTATCAAAAGATGTTGGGGCAATTACAGGATGCTGGCAATACTGTAACGCTTGCCCATTATTTAAAATTATTAGATTTAGCAGGTTTGCTAACAGGCCTTTCAAAATATGCTGGACAAAAGGTTAGGCAGCGTTCTTCAAGCCCCAAATTTCAAGTTCAAAACAATGCCTTACTTTCAGCTCAACTTCATTTAACTTTTGACGAAGCATTTAAAGAAAAGGAAAGATGGGGTCATCTTGTTGAGTCAGCTGTTGGTTCGGCTCTCATAAATGGTTCAAAAGGTAAGGGTATAGAAGTGTTTTATTGGCTTCATCACAATCGGGAAGTGGATTATGTTTTGGCTAGGGGAAAACAAGTAATAGCCATTGAAGTAAAAAGTGGAAGAAAAAAACCTTTTCTATCTGGTATGGAAAAATTTGGGGAAGAATTTAATGTTCAAAGGAAGTTGTTGATTGGGGATGCAGGTATCCCTCTAAAGGAGTTTCTAAAGATACCTGTTGAAGAATTGTTTATCTGA
- the tpiA gene encoding triose-phosphate isomerase: protein MRTPLLAGNWKMFKNVKESVELVNGLKTALADVKNREILVCPSFTALTSVFDVIKNSNIKLGAQNLFWESKGAFTGEVSPGMIAEVGCSYVLIGHSERRQFFGETDATVNKKIFAVFALGLKPIVCVGETLQERESDKTLEVLKRQLTNGLAGLSAEQAKMIVVAYEPVWAIGTGKTATTQQAQDAHAFIRKVYEEMYGKDAAALTRILYGGSVKPDNIAELMKQPDVDGGLVGGASLDVNSFTKIVKY from the coding sequence ATGCGTACGCCGTTACTTGCCGGAAACTGGAAGATGTTTAAAAATGTTAAGGAAAGTGTTGAGCTTGTTAATGGTTTAAAAACCGCTCTTGCTGATGTGAAAAATAGAGAAATTCTTGTTTGCCCGTCATTTACCGCTCTTACCTCAGTTTTTGATGTTATAAAAAACTCAAATATAAAACTTGGCGCACAGAACCTTTTTTGGGAAAGCAAAGGTGCATTTACCGGTGAAGTTTCACCCGGTATGATTGCTGAAGTTGGTTGTTCTTATGTGCTTATCGGGCATTCTGAAAGAAGGCAGTTTTTTGGCGAAACAGATGCGACAGTTAACAAAAAAATATTCGCGGTTTTTGCGCTTGGGCTTAAACCAATTGTTTGTGTTGGTGAAACATTGCAGGAAAGAGAATCAGATAAAACACTTGAAGTTTTAAAAAGACAGTTAACAAATGGCCTTGCAGGCCTTTCTGCCGAGCAGGCAAAGATGATTGTTGTTGCGTACGAGCCGGTTTGGGCAATTGGCACAGGTAAAACAGCAACAACTCAGCAGGCACAAGACGCGCATGCATTTATTAGAAAAGTTTATGAAGAAATGTATGGCAAAGATGCCGCCGCGCTAACACGCATTCTTTATGGTGGCTCTGTAAAGCCCGATAACATTGCCGAACTTATGAAACAGCCGGATGTTGACGGCGGACTTGTCGGCGGTGCCAGCTTAGATGTTAATTCATTTACAAAAATAGTTAAATACTAA
- the rpiB gene encoding ribose 5-phosphate isomerase B: protein MKIAFANDHAAYEVRQALIDFLKGLGHSVTDFGWAQKTSCDYPDFAIPASISVSKGESDFGILLCGSGIGMSIVANRFNNVRAALCWNEEVAKLSRQHNNANILCLPSRVLQLEELKKVIAVWLSTPFCNEERHQNRINKIPKGII, encoded by the coding sequence ATGAAAATAGCATTTGCTAATGACCATGCCGCATACGAAGTGCGCCAAGCTTTAATTGACTTTCTTAAAGGTCTGGGGCATAGTGTTACAGATTTTGGATGGGCACAAAAAACAAGTTGCGACTACCCCGATTTTGCAATTCCTGCTTCAATTTCTGTGTCTAAAGGGGAAAGTGATTTTGGTATTCTTCTTTGCGGCTCTGGTATTGGTATGTCTATTGTGGCAAACAGGTTTAATAATGTTCGTGCGGCACTTTGTTGGAATGAGGAAGTTGCAAAGCTTTCTCGCCAGCATAATAATGCAAACATATTGTGCCTTCCATCAAGGGTTTTACAGCTTGAAGAGTTAAAAAAAGTTATTGCTGTTTGGCTTTCTACACCATTTTGCAATGAAGAGCGCCACCAAAACAGAATTAATAAAATTCCCAAAGGAATTATTTAA
- a CDS encoding tetratricopeptide repeat protein produces MKLLTMLYVAVFFLASCACLSCASQNDMQEIMFLLNSGRTSEAVAYLSAEVDKDPSNADKQIALGFACLQNNDYAQAQSHLNAGASLKPNSVASYYGLAMLAESRRDDYGAINNWRSVLNYSSDINLKHLAEKHIRYAERHIEHSERPR; encoded by the coding sequence ATGAAATTATTAACTATGCTTTATGTTGCGGTTTTTTTTCTTGCTTCCTGTGCTTGTTTAAGTTGTGCCAGTCAGAACGATATGCAAGAGATAATGTTTTTGCTTAATTCCGGCAGAACCTCCGAGGCAGTTGCGTATCTTTCCGCTGAGGTAGATAAAGACCCATCTAATGCCGATAAACAGATTGCGCTTGGTTTTGCATGTTTGCAGAATAATGATTATGCGCAAGCTCAGTCGCATTTAAATGCCGGCGCTTCCTTAAAACCAAATTCTGTTGCATCGTATTACGGCCTTGCTATGCTGGCTGAAAGCAGAAGGGATGACTATGGCGCAATTAACAACTGGCGCAGTGTTTTGAACTATTCATCCGATATAAACTTGAAACATTTGGCTGAAAAACATATTAGATATGCCGAAAGACATATTGAACATTCAGAGAGGCCGCGATGA